The Blattabacterium cuenoti genome includes a region encoding these proteins:
- the ligA gene encoding NAD-dependent DNA ligase LigA, with protein MDKKIEKKISKLRKELIKYNDQYYNSDTSEVSDLHFDKKLKELSFLEKKNPELQDSTSPTINIGAKINETDLISTFYHRYKMYSIQNTYSKKELMIWKKKISKYVHSLSFVCEPKYDGVSINLIYQNGLLTNAVTRGDGEKGEDVTRNIKTIKYVPFKLRGNNYPTYIEIRGEIFIPINNFIEINKKRIKNGQNPYANPRNTASGTLKIHDHQEVRKRDLFCIAFHVVGNNLPFDTQYEAIKYIKYWGFQIPEPARFCRNIKEVFHFIDFWEVCQNKLPYQTDGIVIKVNEYQKQSILGFTNKYPRWAIAYKFRQELHETKLLSITYQVGRTGIITPVANVVPVLITGTTIKRVALYNDSFIQKMGIHYGDRLLLEKGGNIIPKVTEINIKKRPNQTVPVFFLKKCPSCNSILMRKNELFYCTNQNCSSKRIEQIIHFVSVMNIKKIGRKMINKLYKKGFLYSFYDLYELKKEELLKIEGIKEKLACGILNNIEKSKENPYYRVLFSLGIHHVGEYISKKLTENFLDINSLMHANYNHLISIYGIGKKIAKSIITYFSITEHQYIVKMLIKYGLHISKCTIPIPIIKYSCIKGKSFVFTGKLSCMTRNEAKNIVELLGGTVYNTVNNKINFIVVGKNFGSKLKKSIKRNHIKILKEHVFLNMLKKEKNQFFHNCQ; from the coding sequence ATGGATAAAAAAATTGAAAAAAAAATATCTAAACTCAGAAAAGAATTGATAAAATATAATGATCAATATTATAATTCTGATACTTCAGAAGTATCAGATTTACATTTTGATAAAAAATTAAAAGAATTATCTTTTTTAGAAAAAAAAAATCCTGAATTACAGGATTCTACTTCACCTACCATAAATATTGGAGCAAAAATTAATGAAACAGACTTGATATCCACTTTTTATCATAGATATAAAATGTACTCTATTCAAAACACCTATTCTAAAAAAGAATTAATGATTTGGAAAAAAAAAATCAGCAAATATGTTCATTCTTTATCTTTTGTATGCGAACCGAAATATGATGGAGTATCTATTAATTTAATTTATCAAAACGGACTTTTAACAAATGCGGTAACTCGCGGTGATGGAGAAAAAGGAGAAGATGTCACAAGAAATATAAAAACGATAAAATATGTTCCTTTCAAATTAAGAGGAAATAACTATCCTACATATATTGAGATACGTGGAGAAATTTTTATTCCCATAAATAATTTTATAGAAATCAATAAAAAACGGATCAAAAATGGACAAAATCCTTATGCAAATCCAAGAAATACGGCTAGTGGAACACTAAAAATTCATGATCATCAAGAAGTACGTAAAAGAGATTTATTTTGTATAGCATTTCATGTTGTAGGAAATAATTTACCTTTTGATACACAATATGAAGCTATAAAATATATAAAATATTGGGGATTTCAAATTCCGGAACCCGCACGCTTTTGTAGAAACATTAAAGAAGTATTTCATTTTATAGACTTTTGGGAAGTCTGTCAAAATAAACTGCCTTATCAGACGGACGGAATCGTGATTAAAGTTAATGAATATCAAAAACAATCTATTTTAGGATTTACCAATAAATACCCACGTTGGGCTATAGCCTATAAATTTCGACAAGAATTGCATGAAACAAAATTATTAAGTATTACGTATCAAGTAGGACGTACAGGAATCATTACTCCTGTAGCCAATGTAGTTCCTGTTTTAATTACTGGAACCACAATAAAAAGAGTCGCACTTTATAATGACAGTTTTATACAAAAAATGGGAATTCATTATGGAGATCGACTTTTATTAGAAAAAGGAGGGAATATCATACCAAAAGTAACAGAAATAAACATAAAAAAAAGACCAAATCAAACTGTTCCTGTATTTTTTTTAAAAAAATGCCCATCATGTAATAGCATTTTAATGAGAAAAAATGAATTATTTTATTGTACTAATCAAAATTGTTCTTCTAAAAGAATAGAACAAATCATACACTTTGTAAGCGTTATGAATATAAAAAAAATTGGAAGAAAAATGATAAATAAACTATACAAAAAAGGTTTTTTATATAGTTTTTATGATTTATATGAATTGAAAAAAGAAGAATTACTTAAAATAGAAGGAATCAAAGAAAAATTGGCATGTGGAATTTTGAATAATATAGAAAAATCTAAAGAAAATCCATATTATAGAGTCTTATTTTCTTTAGGAATTCATCATGTAGGAGAATACATATCCAAAAAATTGACAGAAAATTTTTTGGATATCAATTCTTTGATGCATGCAAATTATAATCATTTAATTTCTATTTATGGCATAGGAAAAAAAATTGCAAAAAGTATCATTACTTATTTTTCAATTACGGAACATCAATACATCGTTAAAATGCTTATCAAATATGGATTACATATTTCGAAATGTACTATTCCTATTCCTATTATAAAATATTCTTGTATTAAAGGAAAATCTTTTGTATTTACAGGTAAATTATCTTGTATGACCCGTAATGAAGCCAAAAACATAGTAGAACTTTTAGGTGGAACAGTATATAATACTGTCAACAATAAAATTAATTTTATAGTAGTTGGAAAAAATTTTGGGTCAAAATTAAAAAAAAGTATAAAAAGAAATCATATAAAAATTTTGAAAGAACATGTTTTTTTGAATATGCTGAAAAAAGAAAAAAATCAATTTTTTCACAATTGTCAGTAA
- the lon gene encoding endopeptidase La, producing MLLKNIFTESGFESEAEFIPLMSQDEEDQLLKDDIPKQLCILTVRNMVLYSGIVFPIIAGKSGSIQLLQDAYGLDKTVGVLTQKNSGIENLSEKDLYSIGTVAKILKLLKMPDGNTTVILQGKRRFKVNRFIQNDPYFKAEIIALEENKPSCKDKEYLALVESIKEIAIKIIQDNPNIPSEASIAIRNIESPSFLINFVAANMNLATKDKQKLLEYDDLKKRAMETLRFLNVEHQQIKLKNDIQSRVRSDMDQQQREYFLHQQIKAIQEELGDISYEKEIDEMRAKASKKKWPKEAKKQFDRELLKMQRTNPQMPEYTVQRNYLELMIDLPWGRYSKDNFDLEYAQKILDRDHYGLEKVKERIIEYLAVLKLRRDMRSPILCFYGPPGVGKTSLGKSIATALKRKYVRISLGGLHDESEIRGHRRTYIGAMPGRLLQSIRKVGTSNPVFVIDEIDKMGIGTNGDPSSAMLEVLDPEQNTSFYDNFLEMGYDLSKVLFIATANSLSHIQPALIDRMEVIEMNGYTVEEKTQIVKKHILPKQLKENGLRKSDLVLETKEIEKVIESYTRESGLRTLEKHIAKLARYVAKHIAMNKKYVKHLSIEKIESILGIPNDPDRYEENSVPGVVTGLAWTHFGGDILYIESSLSKGKGHLSITGNLGEVMKESATIALQYIKAHYKEFNIDPIMLEEKNVHVHVPEGAVPKDGPSAGITMLTSLVSSFTKRKLRPHLAMTGEITLRGKVLPVGGIKEKILAAKRANIKEIILSQDNKKDVEEIKSEHLKGLTFDYVRNMNDVIHLALL from the coding sequence ATGTTATTAAAAAATATATTTACAGAATCTGGATTTGAGTCTGAAGCTGAGTTTATTCCCTTAATGAGTCAAGATGAAGAAGATCAGTTACTTAAAGATGATATTCCTAAACAATTATGTATCTTAACAGTAAGAAATATGGTTTTGTATTCTGGTATTGTTTTTCCAATTATAGCAGGAAAAAGTGGATCCATACAATTATTACAAGATGCTTATGGATTAGATAAAACAGTTGGAGTTCTAACGCAAAAAAATTCCGGTATAGAAAATCTTAGTGAAAAAGATTTATATTCTATTGGAACAGTTGCTAAAATACTGAAATTATTGAAAATGCCTGACGGAAATACTACCGTTATTTTACAGGGAAAAAGAAGATTTAAAGTCAATCGTTTTATTCAAAACGATCCATATTTTAAAGCAGAAATCATAGCACTAGAAGAGAATAAACCTTCCTGCAAGGATAAAGAGTACCTTGCTTTAGTGGAATCTATAAAGGAAATAGCAATCAAAATTATTCAAGATAACCCAAACATTCCATCAGAAGCAAGCATTGCTATTCGCAACATCGAAAGTCCCTCTTTTTTAATAAATTTTGTAGCAGCTAATATGAATTTAGCTACTAAAGATAAACAAAAATTATTAGAATACGATGATTTAAAAAAAAGAGCAATGGAAACATTGCGTTTTCTAAACGTAGAACATCAACAAATTAAGTTAAAAAATGATATTCAATCCCGTGTTCGTAGTGATATGGATCAGCAACAGAGAGAATATTTTTTGCACCAGCAAATTAAAGCTATACAAGAAGAATTAGGAGATATTTCTTATGAAAAAGAAATAGATGAAATGCGTGCTAAAGCTTCCAAAAAAAAATGGCCTAAAGAAGCAAAAAAACAGTTTGATCGAGAATTATTAAAAATGCAAAGAACTAACCCTCAAATGCCAGAATATACGGTACAAAGGAATTATCTTGAATTGATGATTGATCTTCCTTGGGGAAGATATTCAAAAGATAATTTTGATTTGGAATATGCACAAAAAATATTAGACAGAGATCACTATGGACTAGAAAAAGTAAAAGAACGTATTATCGAATATTTAGCTGTATTAAAATTAAGGAGAGATATGCGTTCTCCTATTCTATGTTTTTATGGTCCACCCGGAGTCGGAAAAACTTCTTTAGGAAAATCTATAGCTACTGCACTGAAAAGAAAATACGTTCGTATTTCTTTAGGAGGATTACATGATGAATCAGAAATACGGGGCCACAGAAGGACTTACATAGGAGCTATGCCTGGTCGTTTATTACAATCTATTAGAAAAGTAGGAACTTCAAATCCCGTTTTTGTTATAGATGAAATAGATAAAATGGGGATAGGTACGAATGGAGATCCTTCTTCTGCCATGTTAGAAGTTTTAGATCCGGAACAAAACACCTCGTTTTATGATAATTTTTTAGAAATGGGTTACGATTTATCAAAAGTATTATTTATTGCTACCGCAAATTCACTTTCACATATTCAACCAGCTCTAATAGATAGAATGGAGGTCATAGAAATGAATGGATATACTGTAGAAGAAAAAACGCAAATTGTCAAAAAACATATATTACCTAAACAACTGAAAGAAAATGGTTTAAGAAAATCAGATTTAGTACTTGAAACAAAAGAAATAGAAAAAGTCATTGAGAGTTATACAAGAGAATCTGGTTTGAGAACTTTGGAAAAACATATTGCTAAATTAGCACGTTATGTAGCTAAACATATTGCGATGAATAAAAAATATGTTAAGCATTTGAGTATTGAAAAAATAGAAAGTATTCTTGGTATACCCAATGATCCGGATCGTTATGAAGAAAATAGTGTACCAGGGGTCGTTACTGGTTTAGCTTGGACTCATTTTGGTGGAGATATTTTATATATCGAATCCAGTTTATCTAAAGGAAAAGGTCATTTAAGTATTACTGGTAATTTAGGAGAAGTGATGAAAGAATCTGCAACAATTGCTTTACAGTATATTAAAGCTCATTATAAAGAATTTAACATAGATCCTATCATGTTGGAAGAAAAAAATGTACATGTTCATGTTCCTGAAGGAGCAGTTCCTAAAGATGGTCCATCTGCAGGAATAACTATGTTAACATCTCTAGTCTCAAGTTTTACTAAAAGAAAATTAAGACCTCATTTAGCTATGACAGGAGAAATCACTTTAAGAGGTAAGGTTCTTCCTGTTGGTGGAATTAAAGAAAAAATTTTAGCGGCTAAACGTGCTAATATTAAAGAAATTATTCTTTCACAGGATAATAAAAAAGATGTAGAAGAAATAAAATCCGAACACTTAAAAGGATTAACTTTTGATTATGTTAGAAATATGAATGATGTAATTCATTTAGCTTTATTGTAA
- the lysA gene encoding diaminopimelate decarboxylase, with the protein MMYELENKNSSVDKEYLIGLTQKYGTPLYVYDSCKIKKQYIKMKNAFSGIKNLIINYACKANTNLNILKFLQKLGSGLDTVSIQEVELGLKAGFHPKKIIFTPNCVSIQEIKKAVDFGVRINLDNLSILEKFGEFYPDYAVGIRINPHIMAGGNSKISVGHVDSKFGISYYQIPHIKRILKNTGLKIEGFHMHTGSDISNIKSFLEGAKILFQTAMDFPNLDYIDFGSGFKVPYKKNDIKTDLYSLSFSITRKFEEFCKNYGNQITLIFEPGKFIVSESGYFLVSVNVIKHTTSTVFAGVDSGFNHLIRPMFYDAYHCIENISNPNGHFHFYTVVGYICESDTFGLNRKVQEIREGDILCIKNAGAYCFSMSSNYNSRYRPSEVMIFNGKDFLIRKRETMQDLLRNIIEIL; encoded by the coding sequence ATGATGTATGAATTAGAAAATAAAAATTCCTCAGTTGATAAAGAATATTTAATTGGACTCACACAAAAGTATGGAACTCCACTTTATGTATACGACTCTTGCAAAATCAAGAAACAATATATAAAAATGAAAAATGCTTTTAGTGGCATAAAAAATTTAATCATTAATTATGCCTGTAAAGCTAATACTAATTTAAATATATTAAAATTTTTGCAAAAATTAGGAAGTGGATTAGATACCGTATCTATTCAGGAAGTCGAATTAGGATTAAAAGCAGGTTTTCATCCTAAAAAAATTATATTCACTCCGAATTGTGTTTCGATTCAAGAAATCAAAAAAGCTGTTGATTTTGGAGTGAGAATTAATCTAGATAATTTATCTATTTTAGAAAAATTTGGAGAATTTTACCCAGATTATGCTGTAGGAATCAGAATCAATCCGCATATTATGGCAGGAGGAAATTCAAAAATTTCAGTAGGCCATGTTGATTCTAAATTCGGTATTTCTTACTATCAAATTCCTCATATAAAAAGAATATTAAAGAATACCGGACTTAAAATAGAAGGATTTCATATGCATACAGGATCCGATATATCAAATATCAAATCTTTTTTAGAAGGAGCGAAAATTTTGTTTCAAACAGCTATGGATTTTCCCAATCTTGATTATATTGATTTTGGAAGTGGTTTTAAAGTTCCATACAAAAAAAATGATATCAAAACGGATCTTTATTCTTTAAGTTTCTCTATTACAAGAAAATTCGAAGAATTTTGTAAAAATTACGGAAATCAAATTACTTTGATATTTGAACCTGGAAAATTTATAGTTAGTGAATCTGGATATTTTTTAGTTAGTGTGAATGTTATTAAACATACGACTTCAACTGTATTTGCTGGAGTAGATTCAGGATTTAATCATTTGATTCGTCCTATGTTTTACGATGCTTATCACTGTATTGAAAATATTTCTAATCCCAATGGACATTTTCATTTTTACACGGTTGTTGGATATATTTGCGAATCAGATACTTTTGGTTTGAATAGAAAAGTTCAAGAAATCCGTGAAGGAGATATTTTGTGTATTAAAAATGCGGGAGCTTACTGTTTTTCTATGTCTTCGAATTATAATTCTCGTTATAGACCTTCTGAGGTTATGATTTTTAATGGAAAAGATTTTCTTATCAGAAAAAGAGAAACGATGCAAGATCTTCTTAGAAACATAATAGAAATACTATAA
- the metG gene encoding methionine--tRNA ligase, with translation MKKSNKYTVTAALPYANGPIHIGHLAGVYLPADIFVRYLRRKKIDVIFICGSDEHGVPIAIQAKKEKKTPQEIVNKYHDMIKDCFNNFGIQFDHYSRTSTKIHHEISTSFFNKLHNQKKIFEKISEQYYDKKAQQFLADRYISGTCPHCKNEEAYGDQCENCGISLIPEDLIYPKSTISGSIPIWKKTKHWYFPLDHYQKFLEEWINHKKDWKVNVYGQAKSWLDQGLKPRAITRDLNWGVPVPKNIGKVLYVWFEAPIGYISATIEWARQKKIDWKPYWKDKDTKLIQFIGKDNIVFHCIVFPVILKAYNNGYILPDQILANEFLHLENKKISTSKNWAVWVHEYLKDFPNQQDTLRYILIANMPEKKDNNFNWKDFQRKNNTELVAILGNFVNRSLTLIQRFNKGIVPHPEMLSRKDQNILTKIKNYPEYIGNLIESYQFRESLTCFMDLARLGNKYLTEEEPWNQKEKKRVNTILYVSLQIVGMLAQLAEPFLPYTAKKLLNMLRLKTFFWNQIKNIEEILCPGHVLGHTIFLFQKITNESIEKQIKKLDKIQ, from the coding sequence ATGAAAAAATCAAATAAATATACAGTAACTGCTGCTTTACCTTATGCAAATGGGCCAATTCATATTGGACATTTAGCAGGAGTTTATTTACCTGCAGATATTTTTGTTCGTTATCTCAGACGAAAAAAAATAGATGTTATTTTTATATGTGGATCTGATGAACATGGAGTCCCTATTGCTATACAAGCTAAAAAAGAAAAAAAAACTCCTCAAGAAATAGTAAATAAGTATCATGACATGATTAAAGATTGCTTTAATAATTTTGGTATACAATTTGATCACTATTCCAGAACTTCTACAAAAATTCATCACGAAATCTCTACTTCTTTTTTTAACAAACTTCATAATCAAAAAAAAATTTTTGAAAAAATCTCTGAACAATATTATGATAAAAAAGCTCAACAATTTTTAGCGGACAGATATATATCTGGAACATGTCCCCATTGCAAAAATGAAGAAGCTTACGGAGATCAATGCGAAAATTGTGGTATTTCACTAATACCTGAAGATTTAATATATCCAAAATCAACTATAAGTGGAAGTATTCCAATTTGGAAAAAAACTAAACATTGGTATTTTCCTTTAGATCACTATCAAAAATTTTTAGAAGAATGGATTAATCATAAAAAAGATTGGAAAGTAAATGTATATGGACAAGCAAAATCTTGGTTAGATCAAGGATTAAAACCTCGTGCTATAACAAGAGATTTAAATTGGGGTGTTCCTGTTCCGAAAAATATAGGAAAAGTTTTGTATGTCTGGTTTGAAGCTCCCATAGGATATATTTCTGCTACTATAGAGTGGGCTAGACAAAAAAAAATCGATTGGAAACCTTATTGGAAAGATAAAGATACTAAATTAATTCAGTTTATAGGAAAAGATAATATTGTTTTTCATTGTATTGTTTTTCCAGTTATACTCAAAGCATATAATAATGGATATATCCTTCCGGATCAAATATTGGCTAATGAATTTCTTCATTTAGAAAATAAAAAAATATCTACTTCTAAAAATTGGGCAGTATGGGTTCATGAGTATTTAAAAGATTTTCCCAATCAACAGGATACACTTCGTTATATTCTCATAGCTAACATGCCTGAAAAAAAAGATAATAATTTTAATTGGAAAGATTTTCAAAGAAAAAATAATACTGAATTGGTTGCTATATTAGGAAATTTTGTAAATAGAAGTTTAACTTTAATTCAAAGGTTCAATAAAGGGATAGTTCCTCATCCTGAAATGTTATCTAGAAAGGATCAAAACATTTTAACTAAAATTAAAAACTATCCAGAATATATCGGTAATTTAATTGAATCCTACCAATTTCGAGAATCCTTAACATGTTTTATGGATTTAGCTAGATTAGGAAATAAATATTTAACAGAAGAAGAACCTTGGAATCAAAAAGAAAAGAAACGTGTCAATACCATACTTTATGTATCACTCCAAATTGTTGGAATGTTAGCTCAACTTGCAGAGCCTTTTCTTCCATATACGGCGAAAAAATTGTTAAATATGCTTCGTTTGAAAACTTTTTTTTGGAATCAAATAAAAAATATAGAAGAAATTTTATGTCCAGGACATGTTCTAGGTCATACTATATTTTTATTTCAAAAAATAACCAATGAAAGTATAGAAAAACAGATTAAAAAACTGGATAAAATCCAATAA
- a CDS encoding 5'-3' exonuclease, with product MNKKLFLIDAYPLIYQSYYAYIHNPLFTSKGLNTSPIINFTYFLIKTLNNEKPSYMATVFDSIQETSFRKKEYNKYKAHRKKTPEAISTAIPYIIKILKTFKISFFYAQNGYEADDCIGTIAKIAEYKGYIVYIITLDKDFFQLITENIKVYIPPFKGKERKILGIEEIKKEFGVNHPKQIVDLWSMMGDPSDNIPGLPGVGKINATKFIKKYGSIEKLFNSTHDLNGKIKKNIEKNKDLGFLSKKLITIVTNIPFFSFQEEKFRIKKPNWNSIKKIFGELEFIRLLKKAHEYYKFKSKE from the coding sequence ATGAATAAAAAATTATTTTTAATTGATGCATATCCTCTCATTTATCAAAGTTATTACGCTTATATACATAATCCTCTTTTCACTTCTAAAGGACTGAATACTTCGCCTATCATAAATTTCACATATTTTTTAATAAAGACATTAAATAATGAAAAACCATCTTACATGGCTACTGTTTTTGATTCCATACAAGAAACTTCTTTTAGAAAAAAAGAATATAATAAATACAAAGCGCATAGAAAAAAAACACCGGAAGCTATTTCCACAGCTATTCCTTATATTATAAAAATTTTAAAAACTTTCAAAATTTCTTTTTTTTATGCCCAAAATGGGTATGAAGCTGATGATTGTATCGGAACAATAGCTAAAATAGCAGAATATAAAGGATATATTGTTTATATAATTACTTTAGATAAAGATTTTTTTCAACTTATAACAGAAAATATTAAAGTTTATATTCCACCTTTTAAAGGAAAGGAAAGAAAAATCTTAGGAATAGAAGAAATAAAAAAAGAATTTGGGGTCAATCATCCAAAACAAATTGTAGATTTATGGAGTATGATGGGAGATCCTTCTGATAATATACCAGGGTTGCCAGGAGTAGGAAAAATAAATGCTACAAAATTTATTAAAAAATATGGAAGTATTGAAAAATTATTCAATTCAACTCATGATCTTAACGGAAAAATTAAAAAAAATATTGAAAAAAATAAAGATTTGGGTTTTTTATCAAAAAAATTAATTACTATTGTTACTAATATTCCCTTTTTTTCTTTTCAGGAAGAAAAATTTCGTATTAAAAAACCAAATTGGAATTCCATCAAAAAAATATTCGGAGAACTTGAGTTTATAAGATTGTTAAAAAAAGCTCATGAATATTATAAATTTAAAAGTAAAGAATAA
- a CDS encoding porin has protein sequence MKKTKIILFVLCLGFFYPFHNFAEIIKQKKTTNENPHLNIFVDFSSSLNSKVKKELSEGSRFSEDYLNFEIIGKANDKISYRLTKQLKKTENSEMIDLAYLKYKWNEKLYFLIGKQPFAFGSMEYANHFYEYAYRYPHVYKNQVNPVGFSFVYLPIKNHELQFQIVNGNNIKNREKNVVIEINHPMGYSVNWNWSLFKNKIIQNRWSYSIFQENDKNKFWKFLALGSKLNLKPFSIEADYILSDEDVEKNMNMKKILRSLNNDYDYIPSIKYGTYLVKLKYNFIPKWNLIAKGVYEIGTSKKGMNNDILGENKLFQKAYTYYGGIEFLPIIKNEDLSFHFVYQNHRINYNLDQIKKENKNDHFIILGFNYRVKMI, from the coding sequence ATGAAAAAAACAAAAATTATTTTATTTGTCCTTTGTTTAGGATTTTTTTATCCTTTTCATAATTTTGCAGAAATCATAAAGCAAAAAAAAACAACAAATGAAAATCCACATTTGAATATATTTGTTGATTTTTCTAGTAGTCTGAATTCGAAAGTAAAAAAAGAATTATCTGAAGGGTCTCGTTTTTCTGAAGACTATTTAAATTTTGAAATAATAGGAAAGGCTAATGATAAAATTAGTTATCGTTTGACCAAGCAGTTGAAAAAAACAGAAAATTCTGAAATGATTGATTTAGCTTATTTAAAATATAAGTGGAACGAGAAACTTTATTTTTTGATTGGAAAACAACCTTTTGCTTTTGGTAGTATGGAATATGCTAATCATTTCTATGAATACGCATACCGTTATCCGCATGTATACAAAAATCAGGTTAATCCTGTTGGATTTAGTTTTGTTTATCTTCCTATAAAAAATCACGAGTTACAATTTCAAATTGTCAATGGAAATAATATAAAAAATCGAGAAAAAAATGTAGTGATAGAAATCAATCATCCTATGGGATATTCTGTAAATTGGAATTGGAGTTTATTCAAAAATAAAATTATACAAAATAGATGGTCTTATTCTATTTTTCAAGAAAATGATAAAAATAAATTTTGGAAATTTTTAGCTTTAGGCAGTAAATTAAACTTAAAACCTTTTTCCATAGAAGCAGACTATATATTGAGCGATGAAGATGTAGAAAAAAATATGAATATGAAAAAAATTTTACGATCATTGAATAATGATTATGATTATATACCCTCTATAAAATATGGAACTTATTTAGTAAAATTAAAATACAACTTTATTCCAAAATGGAATTTAATTGCTAAAGGAGTATATGAAATAGGAACCTCTAAAAAAGGAATGAATAACGATATTTTGGGAGAAAATAAATTATTTCAAAAAGCATATACTTATTATGGAGGGATAGAATTTCTTCCTATCATAAAAAATGAGGATCTTAGTTTTCATTTTGTGTATCAAAACCATAGAATAAATTACAATTTAGATCAAATTAAAAAAGAAAATAAAAATGATCATTTTATCATTTTAGGATTTAATTATCGTGTTAAAATGATTTAA